In the Bacillus sp. FJAT-42376 genome, TCCCCAGCCCGCTGCTAATCACCGTTAAGGGGATCATTCATTTTGCCAATAAAGAAGCCGTTTCTTTGCTTCACGCAAGCCACGCGGATAAGCTGATCGGTTTAGACTCCCTTGAACTGATACAGGATGAATACAAAGAAATATTCCGTAACCGTATTGAACGGCTTCAAAAGGGCGGGAAGACCGGAATCATTGAACAAACTTGGCGAAGGCTTGATGGCAATCCAATTGAGATCGAAGTAAAGACCTCCTCTATTGAATATGAGCAGCAGAGGGCGGAGCTAGTCGTTCTCCTGGATATATCCGCCCGCAAAAGGTTTCAGAAAATCCTTCAGAAAAGCCGGGAGAGGTACCAGCGTCTCATACAGAATTCTTTGGACACAATTGCCGTTATCCACAGAAATAAATGGGTGTTTATCAATGAATCCGGAGTCAGACTTTTCAAGGCTTCCGGCTATCAGGATATGCTGGGCAAGGATTTTACGCAGTTTATGGACCGGGACCAGCAGCCGCTTGCTGCTTCATTTATAAGAAGGATTCTTCAAGGCGGGGCTGATTCGGAAGTGGGGGAAATAATCTGGAGAACGTACGAAAACCAGCTGATTTATACCGAGATGGTTTGTATTCCCACCTCCTATTTCGGGGAGCCGGCTGTCCAAGTGATTTTAAGGGATTTGTCAGAGAAGAAAAAGACGGAAGAGCTGATGCTGCAGTCTGAAAAGCTATCGGTAGCGGGTCAGCTGGCTGCGGGCATTGCCCATGAAATCCGCAATCCGCTTACTGCCATTAAAGGATTTCTTCAGCTGATGAGGACGAAAGAAAATCGCGGTGACCAATATTTTGATATCGTTTTTGGAGAACTGGACCGGATTGAACTGATTTTAAGTGAGCTGCTTGTATTAGCAAAGCCCCAGACAAGCATGTTTGTGGAAACGGATTTGAAAAAGCTGATCTTGGAAGTGACGACCCTGCTTGAAACTCAAGCTAATTTAAATGGGGTCTTTATTGAAAATATCCATCCTGATGGAGAATCGATGCTTTTCGGTGATCCCAATCAGCTGAAACAAGTCTTTATCAATCTGATTAAGAATGCAATCGATGCGATGCCGAGCGGCGGAAAGGTCAGAATTTCTACAAAAGCGGCTGGCGATAAAATCATTGCGGTGGTTGAAGATGAAGGAGAAGGCATCCCCCAGTCCATATTGAAAAAAATCGGGAGCCCCTTTTTTACAACGAAGGAAAAAGGGACGGGGCTTGGTTTGATGATTACGTATAAGATCATTGAAAATCATTTTGGAAAAGTCGATCTTGACAGTCAAATAGGAAAAGGGACGACATTTACAATTAGTTTTCCTGCAAAAGAAGGACGCCCGGTCAGCTGAGCGTCCTTTTTTGTATGCTGTTTAGATGGGCTGAACGACATTTCGAATGAAGTGATCCAGGCGATCCATCCCTTTTTCAAGCTCTTCCATTGAATAGGCATAGGAAATGCGGACATAGCCTTCCCCATGTTTAGAAAAAGCGCTCCCCGGCACAACGGCGACACCGCCGTCGCTTACGAGCGAGAGGGCAAAATCAAAGGATGACAGGCCGAACTTTTTAATCGACGGGAAAATATAAAAAGCTCCGGTAGGCCTTGCTGTTTCAATCCCCATTTTAATGAGTCGTCCATACACATATTCCATTCTCTTCCGATACTGATCCCGCATGATGAGTGCATCATCGATTCCATTCGTCAGCGCTTCAAAAGCTGCTTTTTGCGAGATGGAAGATGCACAGGATACATTATACTGATGAACCTTCAGCATATGCTTCACGATCTCCTTGCGGGCAAATACGAATCCAATTCTCCAGCCGGTCATGCTGTGGGATTTGGAGAGTCCATTGATCACAATGGTTTGACCGGGGAGCATAGAGGCAATGGAATAATGTGAATTGGTAAAGGAAAGCTCACTGTATATTTCATCAGATAAAACGAAAATATCCCTGCCCCTTAAAAGCCCGGCAATTTTTTCAAGCTCTTCCCGGTCAAGTGTCATGCCGGTAGGATTTGAGGGATAAGGCAAAATGACACATCGGGTTTTGTCTGTCAGTCTGGCCTCAATCTGTTCTGCTGTCAGTTTAAACTGGGTTCTCGTTGTATCGGCATGCACCGGAATCGCTCCGCACAGCCGTATAATCGGCTCGTAGCCCGGGTAGACGGGTCCTGGAAGGATAACCTCGCTGCCTTCCGTCAGTATCGTCCTGAGCGTGATGTCAATCGCCTGGCTTGCTCCGGCTGTCACAATGACTTCGTCTTCGGGACTGTATGAAAGCCTGTATTTTTTTAATAAATAATCGGCTGCCGCATTCCGCAGTTCAGGGAACCCGGCATTATGGGTATACGAAGTGAAATTTTCATCTATCGCTTTTTTAGCTGCCGCTTTCACATGATGAGGAGTGAAAAAATCAGGCTGGCCGATCGTGAGGGAAACTACATCCTCATAGTCTGCCACTAGATTAAAAAACTTCCGTATTCCTGACATTTCAATTTCTCTCACTCTGGGCTGGATTAAATGTTCCATACAATCACCTTTTCTTCTCGTGCTTATGTATCATTTTAACAAAACTTGTGCCGAAATTGTTAAGATAAACAATTTATGTCCCAAAATCCTGCATACAAAAGGAAAGGTTCCTATTGTATACTGAAAGAAGGGGGTTTGATTCCATTATGAAAGGGTAAATTCATATGGAGTAAAACTGTTAATCGGAGTTGGAGCATATGATTCGGACTGTTGCCGTAGCAAACACTGGAGAAGTTATCTATGATTTACCTCTCAGTTCATTAAAAAAAGAGGATTACAAATGGTATTGGGTTGATTTCCAGGAGCCCACTGAAAAAGAAGTTCTCCTTCTTTCTAAATTTTTCCGTTTCCATCCGCTTGCCATAGAAGACTGTGTGGAATTTACACAGCGTCCTAAAATGGATTTTTATGACGGCTATTTTTTTCTTGTTCTTCATGCCATTCACCAAAAAACATTGGATGCAGATGAAGTGGATTTATTCGTAAGTGACCGGTATCTCGTATCCTTTCATAAAAAACCGATAAGAGAAATAAGCAACATGTTTTTAAAGGTAAAAAAAGATACTGCGATGCAGGCAGGACCCCTTCAGATTATGTACCAGATTCTGGATAAGCTTGTAGATGATTATTTTCCTCCTGTCTACCGGCTTGAAGATGTGCTGAACCAGCTGGAGGATAAAACCGAGGAGAGAACCATCAGTTCTCTTATGGAAGAGGTTTTTTCTATCCGTACGGATCTTTCCAGCGTCAGAAGAAGCATTATCCCGATGAGGGATTTGCTTTATCGAATGATCAGCTCTTCAAAGCTTAGCGGATTAAAGGAAAAAGAAATCTATCTTCAGGATGTATATGACCATTTGCTGAAGCTTGTGGAAATGATCGATGCGAACCGGGAACTCACGGCTGATATCAGGGACAGCTATCTCTCCATCAGTTCGGATAAAATGAATCGAATTATGATGACCCTGACGGTGATGTCCTCCATTTTTCTTCCGCTCACCTTTATTGCTGGTCTTTACGGCATGAATTTTCAGTATATGCCCGAGCTGCAGGGAAAAAATAATTATTTTGTCGTCTTGGGAATCATGATCGTCATCGCGTTCATCATGATAGGGTTCTTTTGGAAGGTAGGCTGGCTTCGCTACAAAAAATCAAAATTTTAACGTACTTGCAGGATAAATAACCACTAAGAAGGTGAATCGTGTGCTTCCAGATGATACCTATCTTACACCGGAAGAAAAAGTTCTTGTTGTAAAATTGAGAAATGAAATGTTTAATGCTATGACGCTTGAGCATATGAAATTTTACAAGAATGAAATGGAAAAAATCTATGAACAGGCTGTACGGAGAGAAGAATTTAAAGAAAAAATGAAAAAGATGGAAGATGAAATCCGGTCCCTGGTATAGAGGGACCGGATTCTTTTTTCAGCTTATCAGCGTTCAGCAAAAGGAAGCTCGCCTTTTACCGTTTTTTAAACCGCGAATTAAAGTATAATAAAGAGAAGAGAATGAAGCGGAGGGCTTGCCTATTATGATTAGAATAGCGATTATTGGCCAATCAGGGGAAATCCCGGAAGACATCTGCACCATTGCAGAAGAAGCGGGAGCGGAGGTTGCGAAAAGAGGGGCAGTTCTTCTGACAGGCGGAGGCAGCGGAGTCATGGAGCATGCTTCCAAAGGGGCAAAGGAAGCAGGCGGGCTTGTGATTGGGATATTGGCGGGAGACCGTACGGATGTAGCCAATGACTATTTAGATGTTCCAATCACAACGGGCCTCGGATTTGATTACCGGAGTCTGATTCTCGTCCATTCATGCGATGCCATTATCATGATCCGCGGCGGCAATGGAACGCTCGGTGAACTGTCTGCTGCTTACATGAACAGCAAGCCGGTTGTAGCCGTTGAATCATCAGGAGGATGGGCAGCTAAAATAAAAGAGACAGCCTTTGAGGGGATGTATCTGGATGAGCGAAGAACCGTAGAAATCCACTATGCTTTGACAGGAAAGCTTGCTGTGGATAGGGCGTTCGAATTGCTAAGCCAGAAATGGGACAAATCCAGAAATACTGGTCTGACAGGAGATTGAATAAAATTGACTCAGCAAGCCTGCTGGCTGAAAAAGAAAAAAAAGGCTGACTGGATTTTTCCAGTCAGCCTCTTGAAATTTCTGTTAAGCTTGGCTATTGATTGCAGCCGGCAGGCGGTGAACCCCATCCTGGCTGCGCCACGGCGGGGTCTTTCCCGCTGCATCAAGCATAAATCTCAAATGTCTCTGCGCCCAAAAAAAATTAAATATCATGCTTTAACATCGACCAAATTAAAAACAGGTAAATGAACTGATTTGTCTAAGGTCGATGCCGAAGTAGCCCCATTGCCTGAACTGAGGGAACCATCTAAATCCTGCGACAGAATTTCTTCCGACAAATGTCGGGTAAAACCAGAATTGCTGCCCGTTAATAAGCCATACATACGTATTGCGGAATAAGCACCGGCGAATTCCGCCCGGATCTACGGCAAATGCTGTCGCCTGCTGCTGCTGAGGAGTAAAGGACGGGGGAGGGCCAGGCGGCTGCTGACTCGGACCTTGCTGACCGCCTCCTCCTCCAGGAAATCCTCCGCCGGGCGGAGGGGGAGGGGGCTGAAGCATTTGGCGGTCATATGGATAGACCGGATATGAATAAAAATCGTAGGGGTTCGTGATATATGGATACATAGTGTTCCTCCTTCGTGAGGGAAAATGTAGTCATTGTACATTATGTCAGGAAGGAGTCATGGGTGTTTGCCCGTTTAAATTTCAGCGGGGAATTTCTGCCCGGGTATGTAATGAAGGTAACAGCTTTTCAAAATGGATTTGCATTGTTTTTTTGCGATGGCTGCCGCCTTGCTGATCGATTCGCTCGTCTGGAAATGTGTCGCCTGATTGGTCAGAACAGCGATGGAGATGGAAACCAAAGGGATTTTTTCGTATTGGTTCTTTCTTGAAAGGCCGAATGTATACCCCCGTTTCCAATCTTCTTCTTCATAGTATTTTTGTGCAACGACTGTAAACTCCTTAATCACTTGATTGCAAAGGGACTCAAAATCATAATGGGGAAGGACACCGATAAAATCGTCTCCTCCGATATGGCCTATAAAAGCGTTCTCATCCCGGAGATATTTAATCAGGATGTTAGCGGTTTCTTTTATAAGCAAGTCTCCGCGCTTAAAGCCAAAAAGATCATTGTATTCCTTGAAAAAATCCAGATCGGCATAGAGCAGAGAATAAGGAGAATTTTTACTGATCATATCGTTAAGCTTCTGTTCAATCAGGACGTTGCCGGGAAGACCGGTCAGCGGGTTGGTCCAGGTTGCCAAGTCTGCCTGAACTTCTGCAAATTTAATGAGGAGATTTTTAATGCTTATGATGCCGGAGTACCTTCCCTCTGAAGTGACAATGATGGAATCATAAAGGTGCTCCTGATTGCGACTCATGGCCAGGGAGCTGACTGCAGTCAAACTTTCCCCGCTGTCGACAATTAAGGGGGCCGGATCCATGATCAATTCAATCGGGCGGCCCATAAAAAGGTCATATCCATATTTAGCGGATAATTTAAAATTGTATCTTGATTTCATGACAAGACCAATGGGGCGCTCTTCATTCACAACCACGATTCCTTGGACGGAAGGATGGTTTGTAAAAATTTCTTCCGCAGCCTGGGTTTTCACATTGCCTGTAATGACCGGGGCTTTTTCAATGATATCTCCAATTTTTATCATAAGCATGACTCCTTGGCTAATTCGCATTCCATCTTACCTACTACTATTTTACTATAGTCTTCCAAATGGTTCTATTAAATTTTTGTAAAGAAACACCATCTGAACGTAAAAAAAGTGGTTCCAGGCACGATCCTTCGATTGAGCTGAACAGATTTTTTTCATTTATTTACAGAAAGGAACATGAAAATACAGGATTGGATAAGCTTTCACAACTTTTTATTTGGCTGGCGGAGATTTCGTGATATATTTTGAATTGGTATAAAGAAAGACGGAGGTAGCATGTGCTCATTTATTTAAAACCGCTTATTGTGAACATGGCTATATTATTTTCATTCACGTTTAACGCCAATTTGATGTTTCCATTCCATTCAAGAAAAACAATAAAAGTAAAGCAGCAGGTTATTTACGGCTTAGTCAGCGGATTCGGGGCTATGCTTTGTATGCTTTATCCAATAGAGGATTTAGGAGAAACATACTTTGATTTCAGGATGATCGCCATTCTGATTGTCACCCTTTATTCCGGCTGGCTTGCGGGAGGAATCAGTCTGCTTTTTGCAAGCGTGGTCCGCTACGGATTCGGCGGAGAATACGTTCTTATCGGTATGTTGATTAATGCCGCTCCGTATTTTATTGGTTTAACTTTCCGGAACATCTATTTAAAATCAAAGGTTCGCCTTGCCGCAGGTGTTTTCATCATTCTCATTTATTTTTTCCTTTATATTTGGATCGTTTCTTCTTTTATCCCGTTTTTGGATCTCGAATTTTATATGATTTATTTTTTATTTTTCTTTGGGGTTACGATGGCCATGATGGCGATAATTGAAGCTCTTGTCCGTATTAACCGGAATCTTGATAACATGGTATATTTGGATAAACTGACCACGATCGGGCAGATGGCCGCATCCATTGCCCATGAAATCCGGAACCCGATAACAGCTGTCAGAGGATTTATTCAGTTTTTGCAGGAGGATACGTCAGATGAAAAACTGAAAGAATTCTCTCCTCTCATATTAGGGGAGCTGGACCGGACTAATAAAATTATTACGGATTACTTAAAATTGGCCAAGCCTTTTGAGTTTGAGCTAACCAGAGTTAAAATTGACGATCTGGTAAAAGATTCAGTTGATCTTTTAATTCCTATGGCTACCTATGAAAATACGGAGATACAGCTGGAATTAATTCCGAGTAATGATGTTCTTGGCGACGGGGAGCATTTAAAGCAGGCGATCATGAATGTGTTAAAGAACTCCATTGAATCCATCGAACACGGAGGAAAAATAAAGGTCGTTAAAAAACCGGATTACTTTAACGGCAGGGTTGTTTTAACCATTACAGATAACGGCAAAGGGATGACTGAGGAACAGCTGCAGCATATTGGCCTTCCTTTTTACACCACAAAAACGAAGGGGACTGGAATCGGAACGATGATTGCAAGCCGTCTGATTCATGATATGGATGGTGAAATTGAATACAGCAGTAAGCCCGGCGAGGGAACAGAGGTGACCATTACGCTGAAAGCTTTCACAAGCTTGACATAAGTGGTGCGAGCTGCTGATTTAGTACATCGATGAGAGATTCCACTCTTCCTATTCAAGAAGATATAAAGGGAAAGAGGCTGTTTGAAAAGTCCGAAGAGAGAAACCAAAACCCCCTGAACGCTCCATACAGAGCATCCAGGGGGTTTGTTTTTTGCAAGCTGCAGGCCTTTGCTAAGAGCAAGGCTGAAACTGGGCCCTAAGCGCTGAGAAGTCTCAACGCCAAGCAGCCAAATCAGGTAAAAAAATAAAAGGTAAAAGGGCAAGAAGCCCGGAATTAACGGACGGCCCCGTCTAATGTATTGAATGAAAAATCATGCTGGCTAAAAAGAGAAGCGCGATAATATATAGCGGGAACGCGATTTCCTTCGAACGCTTCATAGCCACTTTTAAGATTGGATAGGCGATAAAACCGAAAGCCATTCCATCAACGATGCTATAAGTGAGCGGAATCAGAGCGATGATGAGAAAAGCGGGAAAGCTTTCAGAGAAATCCTGCAAATCAATGTTCTGGATGTTCTGAATCATCAGTCCCCCGATTAAGATCAGGATGGGAGCGATCGCTGTATCCGGTATAAGCTTTATATAAGGCAGAAAGAGAAGCGATGCTAAAAACAGCAGTCCTGTAGTCAGCGCGGTAAGCCCTGTTCTTCCGCCGGCAGATATTCCGGCAGCCGTCTCCACTGTGCTTACAGTCGGACTTGTGCCAAGGAAGCCAGAGGCAATAGCGGATAAGGAATTAGCCTGCAGTGACCGTTTGAACCGGTTTTCCCGGCTGATCATGGACGTATGTCCGTGAACGAGACCGACATTCTCGAATACGATCACCATCGTTAATGAAAAAACAGCAATCCAAAAAGAAAGTTCAGCGATCCCCTCAAAAGAAACGGAACGAAGCACGTTTGCATAGGACTCGAATGCTCCCGTATTACCGGCAGATGATGCCGGAGCACCCGCACCAAAAAGATACGCAATCGCGGTCCCTGCCACGATACTGATCAGGAAATGACCCGGAACACCTTTTGCAAACAAGACAATCGTC is a window encoding:
- a CDS encoding PAS domain S-box protein, translated to MDQQREKTDYMYTVLNAKGKILYASANAEDFTSYSNNELIGEDLVDYVYREDIDTVEQYLKHEHHMFPCTFRMKTKEASTVWVEATMDYIQSMTGLKRREEIVLKVVLCENKRNLLEYRSYSHAGDLEGDTYLNHLPSPLLITVKGIIHFANKEAVSLLHASHADKLIGLDSLELIQDEYKEIFRNRIERLQKGGKTGIIEQTWRRLDGNPIEIEVKTSSIEYEQQRAELVVLLDISARKRFQKILQKSRERYQRLIQNSLDTIAVIHRNKWVFINESGVRLFKASGYQDMLGKDFTQFMDRDQQPLAASFIRRILQGGADSEVGEIIWRTYENQLIYTEMVCIPTSYFGEPAVQVILRDLSEKKKTEELMLQSEKLSVAGQLAAGIAHEIRNPLTAIKGFLQLMRTKENRGDQYFDIVFGELDRIELILSELLVLAKPQTSMFVETDLKKLILEVTTLLETQANLNGVFIENIHPDGESMLFGDPNQLKQVFINLIKNAIDAMPSGGKVRISTKAAGDKIIAVVEDEGEGIPQSILKKIGSPFFTTKEKGTGLGLMITYKIIENHFGKVDLDSQIGKGTTFTISFPAKEGRPVS
- a CDS encoding aminotransferase A, which codes for MEHLIQPRVREIEMSGIRKFFNLVADYEDVVSLTIGQPDFFTPHHVKAAAKKAIDENFTSYTHNAGFPELRNAAADYLLKKYRLSYSPEDEVIVTAGASQAIDITLRTILTEGSEVILPGPVYPGYEPIIRLCGAIPVHADTTRTQFKLTAEQIEARLTDKTRCVILPYPSNPTGMTLDREELEKIAGLLRGRDIFVLSDEIYSELSFTNSHYSIASMLPGQTIVINGLSKSHSMTGWRIGFVFARKEIVKHMLKVHQYNVSCASSISQKAAFEALTNGIDDALIMRDQYRKRMEYVYGRLIKMGIETARPTGAFYIFPSIKKFGLSSFDFALSLVSDGGVAVVPGSAFSKHGEGYVRISYAYSMEELEKGMDRLDHFIRNVVQPI
- the corA gene encoding magnesium/cobalt transporter CorA, with amino-acid sequence MIRTVAVANTGEVIYDLPLSSLKKEDYKWYWVDFQEPTEKEVLLLSKFFRFHPLAIEDCVEFTQRPKMDFYDGYFFLVLHAIHQKTLDADEVDLFVSDRYLVSFHKKPIREISNMFLKVKKDTAMQAGPLQIMYQILDKLVDDYFPPVYRLEDVLNQLEDKTEERTISSLMEEVFSIRTDLSSVRRSIIPMRDLLYRMISSSKLSGLKEKEIYLQDVYDHLLKLVEMIDANRELTADIRDSYLSISSDKMNRIMMTLTVMSSIFLPLTFIAGLYGMNFQYMPELQGKNNYFVVLGIMIVIAFIMIGFFWKVGWLRYKKSKF
- a CDS encoding TIGR00725 family protein, with protein sequence MIRIAIIGQSGEIPEDICTIAEEAGAEVAKRGAVLLTGGGSGVMEHASKGAKEAGGLVIGILAGDRTDVANDYLDVPITTGLGFDYRSLILVHSCDAIIMIRGGNGTLGELSAAYMNSKPVVAVESSGGWAAKIKETAFEGMYLDERRTVEIHYALTGKLAVDRAFELLSQKWDKSRNTGLTGD
- a CDS encoding transporter encodes the protein MLQPPPPPPGGGFPGGGGGQQGPSQQPPGPPPSFTPQQQQATAFAVDPGGIRRCLFRNTYVWLINGQQFWFYPTFVGRNSVAGFRWFPQFRQWGYFGIDLRQISSFTCF
- a CDS encoding GGDEF domain-containing protein; this translates as MIKIGDIIEKAPVITGNVKTQAAEEIFTNHPSVQGIVVVNEERPIGLVMKSRYNFKLSAKYGYDLFMGRPIELIMDPAPLIVDSGESLTAVSSLAMSRNQEHLYDSIIVTSEGRYSGIISIKNLLIKFAEVQADLATWTNPLTGLPGNVLIEQKLNDMISKNSPYSLLYADLDFFKEYNDLFGFKRGDLLIKETANILIKYLRDENAFIGHIGGDDFIGVLPHYDFESLCNQVIKEFTVVAQKYYEEEDWKRGYTFGLSRKNQYEKIPLVSISIAVLTNQATHFQTSESISKAAAIAKKQCKSILKSCYLHYIPGQKFPAEI
- a CDS encoding ATP-binding protein; its protein translation is MLIYLKPLIVNMAILFSFTFNANLMFPFHSRKTIKVKQQVIYGLVSGFGAMLCMLYPIEDLGETYFDFRMIAILIVTLYSGWLAGGISLLFASVVRYGFGGEYVLIGMLINAAPYFIGLTFRNIYLKSKVRLAAGVFIILIYFFLYIWIVSSFIPFLDLEFYMIYFLFFFGVTMAMMAIIEALVRINRNLDNMVYLDKLTTIGQMAASIAHEIRNPITAVRGFIQFLQEDTSDEKLKEFSPLILGELDRTNKIITDYLKLAKPFEFELTRVKIDDLVKDSVDLLIPMATYENTEIQLELIPSNDVLGDGEHLKQAIMNVLKNSIESIEHGGKIKVVKKPDYFNGRVVLTITDNGKGMTEEQLQHIGLPFYTTKTKGTGIGTMIASRLIHDMDGEIEYSSKPGEGTEVTITLKAFTSLT
- a CDS encoding NCS2 family permease, which produces MTNKEGLLLKSIFQLKENGTTFKRELLAGLVSFLTVIYIVAVNASILSDAGIPLEAGMLATVLASFIGCLLMGLIGNTPIILVPGMGVNALFTYTICQSMGIPWQQGLAVVIISGLLFAAVAFTKLTEIISASIPSSLKEAITVGIGIFLTFIGLQKAGMVEASKTTFVQLGDLSSPAVLAALITLLLTIVLFAKGVPGHFLISIVAGTAIAYLFGAGAPASSAGNTGAFESYANVLRSVSFEGIAELSFWIAVFSLTMVIVFENVGLVHGHTSMISRENRFKRSLQANSLSAIASGFLGTSPTVSTVETAAGISAGGRTGLTALTTGLLFLASLLFLPYIKLIPDTAIAPILILIGGLMIQNIQNIDLQDFSESFPAFLIIALIPLTYSIVDGMAFGFIAYPILKVAMKRSKEIAFPLYIIALLFLASMIFHSIH